In Mauremys reevesii isolate NIE-2019 linkage group 9, ASM1616193v1, whole genome shotgun sequence, the genomic stretch ATATGTGGGAATGTACTGTTTTgactttttctattttttttttcattttttatttgacTGACAGTATTTGCCAAATTtgacctgaaactgcatttttcagcaaataaactatttgacTGAAAAATTTCACCTAGCTTTAATAGATACAGAGAGAGCAATTGATAGCAAGGAACATTTCTCCTCACATTTCACCTGAATTTTCTGTGCTTAAACCCATTATTTTGTGTTCTGCCCTGACTGGATCATTTCTCCTCATCCCCTTCACTGTTTGCGGACGGCAGAGCTGATCAGCTGAgagtttttaatggaaaaaagtcAAAATTCTTAGTGAAAAGTGTTTTTGCAGAAAAATCCAGCCAGCTGGGATGGCCTGATCCTAGGCACAGAAGCAATTGATGGGACTTTGGCTATTGGCTGCAACAGTCTGTGCAACTCTGGTAAAAAAAACCTGccacccccctgcctccccaaaaaagttttgtcaaaaatatgttgaagtttttttgttgaagagaATTTCAATAATTGGACCAACTTTGCCCTTCTCCTAGTTAGCAGGTCTCTTCTCActcccccaaaaccttccctcttGCTTCCCACTTCTGAAACTGTTTGCAGTTGCCACCTACTGTTGATTGTTCCATGTCTATGTCTCTGCCTCAGGTTATTGATCTTGTTCTTTCTGGCCATGATCCTGTCCTGTGGGATTCTCTTCTGCCTGCAGTGCTGGCTGAAACGACGGAGCAGCTTCCCCTCCCGGCGCACGCTCGCCGTCTTTGCGCTCAGTGACTCCGATTCTCTTGGTGGTTAGTTTCCATCTAGATCTTTGCGGGGCTTCTCCTGTAGGGTCCAACCCAAACTCAGTGGCAGGGCCATAGTTCGCTGACTCGGCAGGTAAAGTGATGCTGCATTCAATCCAGAGATCTGGCCTCCCACCCAGATGAGAGTTACTGCCCTGGGCTTCCTGCCTGGAGAGCTGTCCATCTCATGGGGCATTTTAAACAATCATTAGGCCTCATATTCATTGGAACGTTGTCACAAAGGAACACAGGCACTGGGTTAATtggtcccagcccctcccacaatGCACCCAGGGCTGGTCTCCTAGTATCTGGGGGTATCTCCATTAGCTTCAATAGGCATTGGATCAGATCTTAAATGAGCGTCCCTCAGAAGAAACCCCAAGGATGTCCCATCAGACCGAGTGCGTGAGCCCTGATAATCCAAGAGGAAAGCCTGGTAGCTCTCTGGGTCAGGGGGTCAGAGCAAACGCTAGGCTCGCTGGGGAAATCACACCAAACCAAACTCTTGACTCCTCTAGTGTTGGCAGATTGAATTCagagcttcccagcccccaatgTATAGTTAGCTGGTCCCAGAGCcctgagctgcagctgctgcatgtgCATGGCAGATTGCTCTTGTAATTTTCTTTCAAGTGACTGGAACCACGTGATACTTCAATATCTCAAGGTAATGTAGCTCTCATGTCATCATCatcgtcccctcccccccacacacacacagagtcacctCGGTCCCCCATGTGTGGTTTCACTCAAGGCTCGCGTATGGTTACCAAGAAAAGCTCCATTTTTCTCTTCCCAGTAAGTGAAACTTCTCCATATGCCTTTTCCGGACTCCATGCCCACTCTCCAAACCCAGAGCTGTGCCCTTCTCCCGCCCTGCGCGTCGGCACCAGGGGGACTGGATCGCCTCCTTCCTACGAGGATATTATGACGGCAGGCAaacactaggggcctgattcatACCTCCCCGTGTTACTCCGGATCTACACcagtgtgagaacagaatcagccatgaggctgaagaggagacagaggaagtattttatttttaaattaaaagacgGAACAAAATGCAAATAGAATAACACCCACTTTCCCGTTATACTCCAAAGGACCACATTGCAGAGAGTAAATGTTCACCTTCCTTGCAGGCTCAAGATCTGGATCTGAAATTCAGGCTCCTCCAAAGTTTAGGTCTGTCTGTACCCAACATTTTTGGTTCAGCCTGAACATTTAGCCTATTTAATATCCTAATTCCTCCCATGTGCTTGCAGCTCACTGCCTTTCAGGAGCACAGGCTAAGGCATGACTAGGCAGCAGCTTCTCAAGTTGGAAATAGATGGGTTTGCTTCAGTCGTTTGGCACCGAGCCAGCATGGCACCAGGGAGCGTTAGAGTTACACTGTTATACTGTGAAGTGTGATGTAAATATTCCCCATGTAAGTGATGGACTGTTTGCCTCCCGTGAAATGCGTAGTACGGTTTAAAAGATACAGACAGTGCAAAATGCAGCAGCTTGAAAGGCGGCAGAGGGAAAGCATGAACCATGGACTCTTCAACCGGAACCAAATTAAAATGTTGCTCTGGTTATTTTCAATTGACGTAAATACTCTTGATTTCAGTATTAATATTGTGcctgtctagggtgaccagatgtcccgattttatagggacaatcccgatttttgggtctttttcttatacaggctcctattaccccccaccccttgtcccgatttttcacatttgctgtctggtcaccctatgccagTCTCTACTTCGGTATCTGTCATAACCAGAAAGGAACGGGGCTCAGCactgcagctctgtgtgctggcccCGACCCAAAGGCCAGGAAGGGGACCAGCATCTGAGACCACTGCCTGCTTTCCCATTGCCACGTTCCAGGCCTGTTGACTTCCTAAACTCACCAGTGCTGAGATCCAAGATTCTGGTTTTGGCTTTGAAATAACAATAGTTTATAAGTAATCGAACACAGCGAGCTCCATAGGTGGTCTGTATT encodes the following:
- the TMEM207 gene encoding transmembrane protein 207 — encoded protein: MWRPKAQCLTWLISEIGGLCLTLFQLADSDPKCEADELCVNYNEERLSAWYVWLLILFFLAMILSCGILFCLQCWLKRRSSFPSRRTLAVFALSDSDSLGVSETSPYAFSGLHAHSPNPELCPSPALRVGTRGTGSPPSYEDIMTAGKH